Proteins from a genomic interval of Sporolactobacillus sp. Y61:
- a CDS encoding MetQ/NlpA family ABC transporter substrate-binding protein: MRHLRKVLSAAFIFILVFVLSACGNGSGSSSGELSTKEVTVGVTSGPHQQVMEQVVKLAKKDGLTIHLKSFNDYNQPNIALNDGSLDANSYQTMPFLKDQIKNKNYKITDAFATVAYPLGIYSKAIKDLDQLKKGDKIAVPNDPANELRGLQLFEKAGVIKLKKGSGVTATKRDVVENPKNLEIIEMDAAQLPKQLDEVAAAAINTNFAMGAGLTVLKDAIFHEPLKNNPYPNYFVVRTENKDDEVIGKIKKYYQSQEVKDYIQKQFGGSVVPAW; the protein is encoded by the coding sequence ATGAGACACTTGCGTAAGGTTCTATCAGCAGCTTTTATCTTTATACTGGTTTTTGTACTGTCGGCCTGTGGAAACGGAAGCGGGTCATCATCAGGCGAGCTGAGCACGAAAGAGGTGACTGTCGGGGTGACCAGCGGGCCGCACCAGCAGGTTATGGAGCAGGTTGTAAAACTGGCTAAAAAGGACGGGCTGACGATCCATCTCAAGTCTTTTAACGATTACAACCAGCCGAATATCGCTTTGAATGACGGCAGTCTGGACGCCAACAGTTACCAGACGATGCCTTTCCTGAAGGATCAGATCAAGAATAAGAATTATAAAATTACCGATGCCTTTGCTACTGTTGCCTATCCGCTGGGGATTTATTCGAAGGCCATCAAAGATCTGGATCAATTGAAAAAGGGCGATAAAATTGCAGTGCCCAACGATCCGGCAAATGAGCTGCGCGGACTGCAGCTGTTTGAAAAAGCAGGTGTGATAAAATTGAAAAAAGGTTCCGGCGTCACAGCGACAAAGCGGGATGTCGTTGAGAATCCGAAAAATCTCGAAATTATTGAGATGGACGCCGCCCAGTTGCCGAAACAGCTGGATGAAGTGGCGGCTGCAGCGATTAATACCAACTTTGCTATGGGAGCCGGTCTGACCGTTCTTAAGGATGCCATCTTCCATGAGCCTCTGAAGAATAATCCTTATCCGAACTATTTTGTTGTCCGGACGGAAAATAAAGATGATGAAGTGATTGGCAAAATCAAAAAATACTACCAGTCTCAGGAAGTTAAAGATTATATTCAGAAACAGTTCGGTGGTTCCGTTGTGCCGGCCTGGTAA
- a CDS encoding methionine ABC transporter permease, with amino-acid sequence MTDFFNQWGEAIWTAFLQTLQMTFIALGFSVLIGIPLGVFLILTRKGGQVENSTVYTFLNTLINVIRSIPFIILLFLLLPVTKSLVGTTIGVKGVIFPLVVSCSPYIARLMESAMLEVNRGVIEAYQSMGISTPKIVWSVIIRETRAPIVLGLTIATIGLIGETAMAGLVGAGGLGDLAYQFGYTRFQPDVMYAVIIVLIILVQCIQSIGNAFARSLKKK; translated from the coding sequence ATGACTGATTTTTTTAATCAATGGGGTGAAGCGATCTGGACGGCTTTTCTCCAGACACTGCAAATGACCTTTATTGCTCTCGGCTTTTCAGTGTTAATTGGTATTCCTCTCGGCGTTTTTCTTATTCTGACGCGCAAAGGCGGTCAGGTCGAAAATTCAACGGTCTATACCTTCCTGAATACACTGATCAATGTCATTCGCTCGATTCCTTTCATTATCCTGCTGTTCCTGCTTCTTCCGGTGACCAAATCGCTTGTGGGAACAACCATTGGTGTTAAGGGTGTCATTTTCCCGCTGGTTGTTTCCTGTTCGCCTTACATTGCCCGCCTCATGGAGTCGGCGATGCTTGAAGTGAATCGCGGTGTGATTGAGGCCTATCAGTCGATGGGGATTTCCACTCCGAAGATTGTCTGGTCGGTCATTATCCGCGAGACCCGTGCGCCGATCGTGCTCGGGCTGACAATCGCCACAATTGGCCTGATCGGCGAGACAGCGATGGCAGGGCTTGTCGGGGCCGGCGGTCTTGGTGATCTTGCCTATCAGTTTGGCTATACGCGTTTCCAGCCGGATGTCATGTATGCAGTAATTATTGTTCTGATTATCCTTGTTCAGTGTATCCAGTCGATTGGGAATGCCTTTGCCCGAAGCCTGAAGAAAAAATAA
- a CDS encoding helix-turn-helix transcriptional regulator has product MSCLRNRVKELRARYNWTQSDLGKRVGVTRQTIASIEKGDYVPSLLLGLEICHVFDLKMEEVFQLEKGDDRK; this is encoded by the coding sequence TTGAGCTGCTTACGAAATCGTGTAAAAGAATTGAGGGCGAGGTATAACTGGACCCAATCCGATCTGGGCAAAAGGGTCGGTGTGACGCGGCAGACGATTGCATCTATTGAAAAAGGGGACTATGTTCCGTCACTGCTCCTTGGGCTGGAGATCTGCCATGTGTTTGATTTAAAAATGGAGGAAGTTTTTCAACTGGAAAAAGGAGATGATCGGAAATGA
- a CDS encoding glycerol dehydrogenase: protein MTETIAVEKHEKLAKSVTSPKKFIVGKGILKNISNYIAPLGDNAYFICDEFIYERAEEEGGASFKNGAKATFEKFNYECSDAEITRNRKLAQACGANVIVGIGGGKTLDTAKATAYFEKLPVVIYPTIASTDAPCTSLAVIYTPEGQFDHYLDLPSNPDMVIADTEILSAAPARFFIAGIGDGLTTYFESRACYRADGINLAALKPSLIGVGLSKLCYDTIRRNAVPAVRAVEKRLSTTAVEAVIEASIYLSGVGAESGGLAAAHAVHNGMTAVPALHRAQHGEKVTFGLLTQLVLENAPIEEMEEIIKIIKAVGLPLTLKDLGVDKFNDDEWRKVAEMACAKGDTMCNMPFAVTPDDVFNAIVTADAIAQSYHD, encoded by the coding sequence ATGACAGAAACAATAGCAGTAGAAAAACATGAAAAACTGGCAAAATCAGTAACTTCTCCCAAGAAGTTCATTGTTGGAAAAGGCATTTTAAAAAATATCAGTAATTATATAGCGCCCCTCGGTGATAACGCTTACTTTATATGTGATGAATTTATTTATGAACGTGCTGAGGAAGAGGGAGGCGCTTCATTTAAAAACGGCGCGAAGGCAACATTTGAAAAGTTTAATTACGAGTGTTCTGACGCAGAAATTACCCGGAACAGGAAACTCGCCCAGGCCTGCGGCGCCAATGTAATCGTCGGTATTGGCGGCGGAAAAACGCTTGACACTGCTAAAGCGACTGCCTACTTTGAAAAATTACCCGTTGTCATTTATCCGACCATCGCCTCAACCGATGCGCCATGTACGTCTCTGGCCGTTATCTATACACCGGAAGGACAGTTTGATCACTATCTGGATCTTCCCAGTAATCCGGATATGGTGATCGCCGATACTGAAATCCTTTCCGCCGCTCCGGCACGTTTCTTCATTGCCGGGATCGGCGACGGACTCACCACATACTTTGAATCCCGGGCCTGCTACAGAGCAGACGGGATCAATCTGGCTGCCCTTAAACCGTCTCTGATCGGTGTCGGCCTTTCAAAACTCTGTTACGATACCATCCGCCGTAATGCCGTTCCTGCCGTCCGTGCAGTCGAAAAAAGATTATCAACAACAGCTGTTGAAGCGGTCATTGAAGCAAGCATTTACCTCAGTGGTGTCGGAGCAGAATCAGGAGGACTTGCCGCAGCCCACGCCGTTCATAACGGAATGACCGCCGTACCCGCCCTTCATCGGGCGCAGCATGGCGAAAAAGTGACTTTCGGTCTGCTGACTCAACTTGTTCTTGAAAACGCACCAATTGAAGAGATGGAAGAAATTATAAAAATCATCAAAGCGGTTGGCCTTCCTCTGACATTGAAAGATCTCGGCGTTGATAAATTCAATGACGATGAATGGAGAAAAGTGGCCGAGATGGCCTGTGCCAAGGGAGATACCATGTGTAACATGCCATTTGCTGTGACGCCTGATGATGTCTTTAACGCCATTGTCACTGCCGATGCCATTGCCCAGTCCTATCATGACTGA
- a CDS encoding histidine phosphatase family protein, with translation MEKIYLVRHCEANGQDPDAQMTTRGSEQAQSLARFFSRIEVDTIVSSPWRRAIDSITPTAEVRGMKVLTDGRLAERRLSRKPVQNWLEKLNQSFHDPDFSLPGGESGREARERGLAVIRDLQQKQERSTIVVTHGNLLVLLLQSFDSGYGFEDWAQLSNPDVFEIDLKKLTVRRVWHAPGY, from the coding sequence ATGGAAAAAATTTATCTTGTCAGGCACTGCGAAGCGAATGGGCAGGATCCGGATGCGCAGATGACAACTCGAGGTAGCGAGCAGGCTCAGTCGCTCGCCAGGTTCTTCAGTCGGATTGAGGTGGATACCATTGTATCCAGCCCCTGGCGGAGGGCGATCGATTCCATCACTCCGACGGCTGAAGTCAGGGGAATGAAAGTCCTTACAGACGGTCGTCTGGCTGAACGAAGGCTCAGCAGGAAGCCGGTTCAAAATTGGCTGGAAAAACTGAATCAATCCTTTCATGATCCAGATTTTTCTCTTCCAGGCGGGGAATCAGGCAGAGAAGCCCGGGAAAGGGGCCTGGCAGTGATTCGGGATCTGCAGCAAAAGCAGGAGCGCAGTACGATTGTGGTCACGCATGGAAATCTCCTTGTTCTGCTGCTGCAGTCTTTTGACAGCGGCTATGGCTTCGAGGACTGGGCGCAGCTGTCAAATCCGGATGTTTTTGAGATTGATTTGAAGAAATTAACGGTACGGAGAGTCTGGCACGCTCCCGGCTATTGA
- the nfsA gene encoding oxygen-insensitive NADPH nitroreductase, translating into MQANPVIETLLNHRSIRKFKNKPLTEDQINLLVRSAQAASTSSFTQSYSIIGVDDPEIKKQLRIIADNNQMYVEENGCFFVFVADQYRNKQIGEKQGADTSILDTTQRLIVALGDASFAAQNMAVAAESMGLGICFIGSIQNDIDKTAALLGLPEGTFPFFGLAVGYPDQRPEQKPRLPLEVIFHKNTYKKDIPEKMMDTYDQKVRTYYKTRTDNRRDDTWTAEIARGLSAPARMRLKPFLEKQQLGRR; encoded by the coding sequence ATGCAGGCGAATCCTGTGATTGAAACACTGTTAAATCATCGATCCATCCGTAAGTTTAAAAATAAACCGCTGACTGAAGATCAGATCAATCTGCTTGTAAGAAGTGCACAGGCGGCATCGACCTCCAGTTTTACCCAGTCCTATTCAATCATTGGTGTGGACGATCCTGAAATCAAAAAACAGTTAAGGATCATAGCAGACAACAACCAGATGTACGTCGAAGAAAACGGCTGCTTTTTTGTCTTTGTCGCTGATCAGTATCGGAATAAACAAATTGGCGAAAAACAGGGTGCGGACACATCTATTCTGGATACGACTCAGCGTCTGATTGTTGCGCTCGGTGACGCTTCGTTTGCGGCCCAGAATATGGCTGTGGCTGCAGAATCCATGGGCCTCGGGATCTGTTTTATCGGCAGTATTCAGAATGATATAGATAAAACGGCAGCTTTACTTGGACTGCCGGAAGGGACGTTTCCGTTTTTTGGACTCGCAGTAGGTTATCCGGATCAGCGGCCGGAACAAAAGCCGCGCCTGCCCCTTGAAGTGATCTTCCATAAGAACACGTACAAGAAGGATATTCCGGAAAAAATGATGGATACCTATGATCAGAAGGTCAGGACGTATTATAAAACGCGGACAGACAACCGGCGGGACGATACATGGACGGCAGAAATTGCACGCGGTCTATCCGCTCCCGCACGAATGAGACTGAAACCCTTCCTCGAAAAACAGCAGCTCGGACGTCGCTGA
- a CDS encoding manganese-dependent inorganic pyrophosphatase, producing the protein MGKVLVFGHKSPDTDAICSAIAFADLKNKLGENVEAVRLGELNGETEYVLNHFHVAVPRLVKTVANEVPAVYLVDHNEPKQSVDDIRDVEVLSVVDHHRIADFETKAPLYYRAEPVGCTATILVKIFKENGVEISKTIAGLMLSAIISDTLLFKSPTCTEEDVKAAKELEQLSGVSAESYGLTMLKAGTNIGDKSADELITLDMKPFKMGKFSVEIGQVNVVDFDDALSRKAELEAAIQKEIDNKNLDLFVLAVTNILTSDSKALVLGKAASAAENAFHVTLDHNQATLKGVMSRKKQIVPPLTEELTK; encoded by the coding sequence ATGGGAAAAGTGCTTGTTTTCGGGCATAAGAGTCCTGACACAGATGCCATCTGTTCGGCGATTGCTTTTGCCGATCTGAAGAACAAACTGGGTGAGAATGTTGAAGCCGTACGTCTTGGCGAACTGAACGGCGAAACAGAATATGTTCTGAATCATTTTCATGTCGCCGTGCCGCGACTGGTTAAAACCGTGGCAAATGAAGTCCCTGCCGTTTATCTGGTCGACCATAACGAACCGAAACAGAGCGTCGACGATATCCGTGATGTAGAGGTGCTCTCCGTTGTCGATCATCATCGAATTGCCGATTTTGAAACGAAGGCGCCTCTGTACTATCGGGCGGAACCGGTTGGCTGCACCGCCACAATTTTAGTTAAGATTTTCAAAGAAAACGGCGTCGAAATCTCGAAAACGATTGCCGGACTGATGCTGTCCGCAATTATTTCGGACACCCTGCTGTTCAAATCACCGACGTGCACTGAAGAGGACGTCAAAGCGGCGAAGGAACTGGAACAACTCTCCGGAGTCAGCGCAGAGTCTTATGGTCTCACGATGCTGAAAGCCGGTACCAATATCGGCGATAAATCGGCAGATGAGCTGATCACGCTCGATATGAAGCCTTTTAAAATGGGTAAATTCAGTGTTGAAATCGGACAGGTTAACGTGGTTGACTTTGATGACGCACTGTCCAGAAAGGCAGAACTTGAGGCGGCGATCCAGAAGGAAATTGATAACAAAAATCTGGACCTGTTCGTACTCGCTGTAACGAATATTCTGACCAGTGATTCCAAAGCGCTGGTCCTGGGTAAAGCAGCTTCTGCCGCTGAGAATGCCTTCCATGTCACGCTTGATCATAATCAGGCTACTCTGAAAGGCGTGATGTCCAGAAAGAAGCAGATTGTGCCGCCGCTGACTGAAGAACTGACGAAATAA
- a CDS encoding methionine ABC transporter ATP-binding protein, whose amino-acid sequence MIDIHHVSKTFVTGKTKIQALDDVTLTLNKGEVFGVIGYSGAGKSTLIRCINLLERPTSGSIFVDGTDLLKLKHKKLRQMRRKIGMIFQGYNLLETANVYDNIAIPLKLEGVPKQVIRTRAEKYLEVVGLQDRMHAFPGQLSGGQKQRVAIARALAHEPEVLLSDEATSALDPNTTESILELLLKVNKELGITVFLITHEMNVIQRICDRVAVMEKGRIVEQGPVLDIFARPERALTRQFVRNESRFRIPAPLFQELKSTGKLVHLTFIGESAKDPALATLARRFDVLPSIIAGGIDQLKQESIGNLLVHLKGNPDQIREATNYLKAEQIIVEEVAD is encoded by the coding sequence ATGATTGATATCCATCATGTTTCCAAAACATTTGTAACAGGAAAGACGAAAATTCAGGCGCTCGATGATGTGACGCTCACCCTTAATAAAGGCGAGGTTTTCGGGGTCATCGGTTACAGTGGGGCAGGAAAGAGTACGTTAATTCGCTGTATTAACCTGCTTGAACGCCCGACGAGCGGTTCCATCTTCGTTGATGGAACAGATCTTCTCAAACTGAAACATAAAAAGTTGCGTCAGATGCGCCGAAAAATCGGAATGATTTTTCAGGGATATAATTTGCTTGAGACCGCAAATGTCTATGATAATATTGCGATCCCGCTTAAGCTTGAAGGTGTACCGAAACAGGTCATCAGGACACGTGCGGAAAAGTATCTTGAAGTCGTTGGCCTGCAGGATCGCATGCATGCGTTTCCCGGCCAGCTGTCCGGTGGTCAGAAGCAGCGCGTGGCGATAGCACGGGCGCTAGCTCATGAACCGGAAGTGCTGCTGAGTGATGAAGCAACAAGTGCCCTTGATCCGAACACGACAGAGTCGATCCTCGAACTGTTGCTCAAGGTTAATAAAGAACTGGGAATCACTGTCTTTTTGATTACCCATGAAATGAATGTCATTCAACGCATCTGTGACCGTGTGGCTGTGATGGAAAAAGGGCGGATTGTGGAGCAGGGCCCGGTATTAGACATTTTTGCCCGGCCTGAAAGGGCACTGACGAGACAATTTGTCCGCAATGAATCACGATTCAGGATTCCCGCGCCGCTGTTTCAGGAATTGAAAAGCACAGGGAAACTGGTTCATCTGACCTTTATCGGGGAATCAGCAAAAGATCCGGCACTTGCGACACTGGCCCGCCGCTTTGATGTACTGCCCAGTATCATCGCCGGCGGCATCGATCAGTTAAAACAGGAGTCGATCGGCAACCTGCTTGTCCATCTCAAAGGAAATCCTGATCAGATTCGTGAGGCGACAAATTATTTGAAGGCCGAACAGATTATCGTTGAGGAGGTCGCTGACTGA